Proteins co-encoded in one Daphnia carinata strain CSIRO-1 chromosome 3, CSIRO_AGI_Dcar_HiC_V3, whole genome shotgun sequence genomic window:
- the LOC130693071 gene encoding WD repeat-containing protein 7-like isoform X1, with the protein MAGPVSPHLVIPMMLWGETPPSHCISAIQISHDHCTLVTGSHDGQLCVWAMDPKTYKATPKCFLVGHTAPIVCLVAAKNTLEMECIVSSSENGEMCTWDLIDGQCIESVKLYQIHSHIQSYSFGGTEDASLFCIGNYPEILVIDPFTLEIIMNLTSRVHPDWMAAIHVLRPTRRQDDVVLGLTTSGVVKVWTVGTQDLNSSGEPVLEHESKQIRCLNATSMTCCLYNQRTVIIVSPKNWQIYDAGDFSLLCSMSSKQGESWVGGDFLATDRIIVWNTKGTAFVYRLPTNCVVESKDFHNKSSEEDLPFLYCVLKLSDEQKLPCPPSIRCSLVVKEDGRLVKLLLRGDANGHVSVFTIPEVTDNQLEQIQQLDFDNPPNITSESCSSLSDSWMAIHPKPIGILSHMDSTIPVTSSLYITTQNRLVCGRADGSIVLLNGIATLKLLLLQQTFTDIPDVLTLNGHTGRVTCLLYPYQLHNRYDPAQLVSGGADFTLCLWNISSGTLLQKFCVQVGEIAQLLVPPANSSPRILQCICSVAKDHSVSLISLKERKCVLLASRHLFPVTCIKWRPLDDFMMVACADGTLYVWQMETGQLDRVVHGMSAEEILNACDESVSVIPSFQEGGLANPAIHFFRGLKHRNISAIRHAALRGLNQLQHANASNNQDSGDLSKDRGVPLSIQGLRSHSSETEFHAVFFDAEALVVQLLHEEYSLMSPNTLETQGLINQNEYQKVAALTHSASPDAQKKIADFLGKVKDKAGDMERRLKDKDKHGILAKVRESAENMQHKIQSRNDGLNAKYPERGTEDERDAASVGSSGSTRQRQVPNSLPADWSLTMEIAQLLLSLLHGWTLDEDLDQACQSRLGLAKPKSPICFGLISRSGHMMLMLPTWPAGESVEHFTALSHWSISSTLTTNHLLAIVALSNTLMSMNSTAFSEGKLVRQYPPRDAKRSGDDRKAEEPFTVHDVQTKQGWSLMATLHCVLLPDKVCEFQHLRNRSGLDTFRKAQIEMLARRWQDRCLEIREAAQALLLAELERIGVDGRKAVVDHWATFLPTYADPFTIAGPSHSVGFNANNLTGSGNQNLSVPSQQWGNDGGSPARLAGEYEAEEDHDDEDDGEDVALRRPSRSMELKRRQATSIVLLGVIGAEFGQDVGDSKRKSETDLRKRKTVEGFGLGPNQNLARLTSKALTYLLLAPASPKLPMHTSLRRAAIDLIGRGFTVWEPHLDVSKVLLSMLELCCEGDKLIPSMSYGLPLSPAADSCRTSRHALTLIATARPAAFITAMAREVARYITLQQNAQTLNVNLANTTLARAKPEILRVIELLIDKMQADISDLLVEVTDIVLHCVDHGHLKGRSLSEVFPSLCRFSQITHCSSSRRIAVGSRNGSLALYELRGQKCQYIQAHNAEITACAFSPDGKNLASYSSTENRLSFWQQAATGVFGLGAVQTRCVKTYTTDPLPPCVRSGSSIPLRMARLQWHSGKTVAIMLSDGSETRYHL; encoded by the exons atggCTGGGCCTGTGTCTCCTCATCTTGTTATTCCCATGATGttatg GGGAGAGACACCACCATCTCATTGTATCTCAGCAATTCAAATATCTCATGACCATTGCACATTAGTGACTGGAAGTCATGACGGTCAACTATGTGTTTGGGCTATGGATCCCAAAACATACAAG GCTACTCCGAAGTGTTTTTTGGTAGGTCACACAGCTCCAATTGTGTGTCTGGTAGCAGCAAAAAACACACTAGAAATGGAGTGTATTGTTAGCTCCTCTGAAAATGG aGAAATGTGTACATGGGATTTAATTGATGGCCAATGTATTGAATCTGTTAAGCTATATCAAATTCACTCCCATATCCAG TCATATTCCTTTGGAGGAACCGAAGATGCATCCCTGTTTTGTATTGGAAACTATCCGGAGATCCTTGTAATCGACCCATTTACGTtagaaataataatgaacCTGACAAGTCGCGTGCATCCAGATTGGATGGCAGCGATTCATGTTTTACGCCCGACGCGAAGACAGG ATGATGTCGTATTGGGGTTGACCACCAGCGGAGTCGTTAAGGTCTGGACGGTTGGCACCCAGGATTTGAACAGCTCAGGTGAACCTGTTTTGGAGCACGAGAGCAAACAAATTCGTTGTTTAAATGCAACGTCAATGACATGTTGCTTGTATAACCAAAGGACTGTTATTATTGTCAGTCCTAAAAATTGGCAG ATTTATGATGCTGGTGATTTCTCGTTGCTATGCTCCATGTCATCAAAACAAGGCGAATCATGGGTTGGCGGAGATTTTTTGGCTACTGACCGGATTATTGTATGGAACACTAAAGGAACAGCCTTCGTGTACCGACTACCTACCAA TTGCGTGGTGGAGAGCAAGGACTTCCACAATAAATCTTCAGAAGAAGATTTGCCGTTCCTCTACTGCGTTCTGAAATTATCTGATGAGCAA AAACTTCCCTGCCCACCTTCCATCCGCTGTAGTTTGGTTGTCAAAGAGGACGGCCGTCTTGTCAAACTTTTGTTACGGGGTGATGCCAATGGTCACGTTTCCGTTTTCACCATTCCAGAGGTTACGGACAATCAATTGGAACAAATTCAGCAGCTTGACTTTGACAATCCGCCAA ATATAACGTCTGAGTCATGCAGCAGTCTTTCTGATTCGTGGATGGCGATTCATCCGAAACCAATAGGAATCCTAAGCCACATG GATAGTACCATTCCTGTGACGTCTAGTTTATACATCACAACGCAAAATCGTCTCGTGTGCGGTAGAGCAGATGGCTCAATCGTTCTCCTTAATGGCATTGCAACGCTAAAGTTACTGCTACTTCAACAAACCTTTACTG ATATTCCAGATGTGCTCACACTTAATGGGCACACAGGCAGAGTGACTTGCTTGCTCTATCCGTATCAATTACACAATCGCTATGATCCAGCACAGCTAGTTTCCGGTGGCGCTGATTTTACGTTGTGCTTATGGAACATCTCGTCTGGAACGTTACTGCAAAAATTTTGCGTTCAGGTTGGAGAAATAGCGCAATTGCTTGTACCTCCAGCCAATTCTTCG CCGCGCATACTGCAGTGCATATGTAGCGTCGCTAAGGACCACTCTGTGTCCCTCATTAGTTTAAAGGAACGCAAGTGCGTTCTCCTTGCATCACGTCACCTCTTTCCGGTAACGTGCATCAAATGGCGTCCACTGGACGACTTTATGATGGTCGCCTGTGCAGATGGCACTCTCTACGTATGGCAAATGGAAACTG GCCAACTCGATCGGGTAGTCCATGGCATGTCTGCGGAAGAAATACTAAATGCGTGTGATGAAAGTGTTTCTGTAATTCCCAGTTTTCAAGAAGGTGGACTTGCAAATCCTGCCATTCACTTTTTTCGGGGACTCAAGCATCGTAACATTTCTGCTATTCGTCACGCCGCACTT AGAGGGCTTAATCAACTACAACACGCAAatgcatcaaacaatcaagaTTCTGGAGATCTTTCAAAAGATCGTGGTGTCCCTTTGAGTATACAAGGACTCCGTTCGCATTCGAGTGAGACAGAATTTCATGCTGTTTTCTTTGATGCCGAAGCGCTAGTTG TCCAACTGTTACATGAGGAATACAGCTTGATGTCACCAAATACCCTGGAGACTCAAGGCCTGATCAACCAAAATGAATATCAAAAAGTTGCGGCACTAACTCATTCGGCTTCCCCTGATGCTCAAAAGAAAATCGCAG ATTTCCTTGGCAAAGTAAAGGACAAAGCTGGAGACATGGAAAGGCGTCTTAAAGACAAAGATAAACACG GTATTCTCGCAAAAGTTCGAGAAAGTGCGGAAAATATGCAACACAAAATCCAATCCAGGAATGATGGATTGAACGCCAAATATCCGGAGAGAG gaACTGAAGACGAACGAGATGCTGCCAGTGTTGGAAGTAGCGGAAGTACACGTCAACGTCAAGTTCCCAATTCTTTGCCTGCTGATTGGAGTTTGACAATGGAAATAGCACAGCTCCTTCTTTCATTACTTCACGGTTGGACGTTGGACGAAGATTTGGATCAGGCGTGCCAGAGCCGATTGGGTCTTGCCAAACCCAAAAGCCCTATATGTTTTGGTCTTATATCGCGTTCTG GGCACATGATGCTGATGCTACCTACATGGCCTGCGGGCGAATCTGTCGAGCATTTCACAGCCCTAAGCCATTGGTCAATATCGAGTACCTTAACTACGAATCATCTGCTGGCTATTGTTGCATTATCGAATACCCTTATGTCTATGAATAGTACAGCTTTCAGCGAGGGAAAACTCGTTCGCCAATACCCTCCAAG GGATGCCAAGAGATCTGGTGACGACAGAAAGGCGGAAGAACCGTTTACTGTCCACGAtgtgcaaacaaaacaagggtGGAGCTTAATGGCTACATTACACTGTGTCCTGTTGCCTGATAAAGTCTGCGAATTTCAACATCTACGCAACCGTTCTGGATTAGATACCTTCCGAAAGGCGCAAATAGAAATGCTTGCGCGTCGTTGGCAAGATCGCTGTTTAGAG ATTAGGGAAGCAGCGCAAGCCCTTCTTCTCGCCGAATTAGAACGAATTGGCGTCGATGGCAGGAAAGCCGTGGTCGATCATTGGGCGACGTTTCTACCGACATACGCAGATCCCTTCACTATAGCAGGCCCATCGCACAGCGTTGGATTCAACGCGAATAATCTTACGGGATCTGGTAATCAGAATCTTTCTGTTCCTTCACAGCAGTGGGGCAATGACGGAGGATCGCCAGCCCGTTTAGCCGGAGAATATGAAGCGGAAGAGGATCATGATGACGAAGATGACGGTGAAG ATGTCGCACTTCGTCGGCCAAGCCGTTCTATGGAGCTCAAACGGCGTCAGGCCACGTCGATAGTATTACTTGGTGTTATTGGAGCGGAATTTGGACAAGATGTCGGTGATAGCAAGAGAAAAAGTGAGACGGACCTGCGCAAAAGAAAGACTGTCGAAGGCTTTGGTCTAGGACCCAATCAAAATCTAGCAAGATTGACTA GTAAAGCATTGACGTACCTGTTGTTGGCGCCAGCGTCACCAAAGTTACCTATGCATACGTCGTTACGTCGGGCAGCCATCGATTTGATTGGACGTGGTTTCACAGTGTGGGAACCGCATCTAGACGTTTCAAAAGTGCTGTTGTCCATGCTTGAACTCTGCTGTGAGGGCGACAAACTAATTCCCAG CATGAGTTACGGTCTTCCGCTTAGCCCGGCAGCAGATTCTTGCCGTACGTCACGCCATGCTCTTACACTTATAGCTACTGCCAGACCTGCCGCCTTCATCACAGCAATGGCACGAGAG GTTGCAAGATACATCACTTTACAACAGAACGCTCAGACGTTAAATGTGAACCTTGCTAATACTACATTAGCAAGAGCTAAACCAGAGATACTAAGAGTAATTGAATTACTAATCGATAAAATGCAAGCTGATATCTCGGATCTTCTCGTAGAG GTTACGgatattgttttacattgcGTGGACCATGGTCATTTGAAAGGTCGCTCGCTCTCCGAAGTATTCCCTTCCCTGTGCCGCTTTAGCCAGATCACACATTGTTCCTCCAGTCGTCGAATAGCTGTTGGTTCTCGAAATGGATCTCTCGCCTTGTACGAGCTCCGCGGACAGAAGTGCCAA TACATACAAGCTCATAACGCTGAAATAACGGCTTGTGCGTTTTCTCCTGACGGTAAAAATTTGGCGTCATACTCTTCTACGGAGAACCGATTGTCGTTTTGGCAG cAAGCTGCAACGGGCGTCTTTGGATTGGGAGCTGTTCAAACACGCTGTGTGAAAACATACACCACTGATCCGTTACCTCCGTGTGTGCGATCTGGTAGTAGCATACCTTTGCGAATGGCCCGTCTTCAGTGGCATAGTGGGAAAACAGTTGCAATTATGCTCTCGGATGGATCAGAAACTCGCTATCATCTTTAG
- the LOC130693071 gene encoding WD repeat-containing protein 7-like isoform X2, translated as MAGPVSPHLVIPMMLWGETPPSHCISAIQISHDHCTLVTGSHDGQLCVWAMDPKTYKATPKCFLVGHTAPIVCLVAAKNTLEMECIVSSSENGEMCTWDLIDGQCIESVKLYQIHSHIQSYSFGGTEDASLFCIGNYPEILVIDPFTLEIIMNLTSRVHPDWMAAIHVLRPTRRQDDVVLGLTTSGVVKVWTVGTQDLNSSGEPVLEHESKQIRCLNATSMTCCLYNQRTVIIVSPKNWQIYDAGDFSLLCSMSSKQGESWVGGDFLATDRIIVWNTKGTAFVYRLPTNCVVESKDFHNKSSEEDLPFLYCVLKLSDEQKLPCPPSIRCSLVVKEDGRLVKLLLRGDANGHVSVFTIPEVTDNQLEQIQQLDFDNPPNITSESCSSLSDSWMAIHPKPIGILSHMDSTIPVTSSLYITTQNRLVCGRADGSIVLLNGIATLKLLLLQQTFTDIPDVLTLNGHTGRVTCLLYPYQLHNRYDPAQLVSGGADFTLCLWNISSGTLLQKFCVQVGEIAQLLVPPANSSPRILQCICSVAKDHSVSLISLKERKCVLLASRHLFPVTCIKWRPLDDFMMVACADGTLYVWQMETGQLDRVVHGMSAEEILNACDESVSVIPSFQEGGLANPAIHFFRGLKHRNISAIRHAALRGLNQLQHANASNNQDSGDLSKDRGVPLSIQGLRSHSSETEFHAVFFDAEALVVQLLHEEYSLMSPNTLETQGLINQNEYQKVAALTHSASPDAQKKIAGILAKVRESAENMQHKIQSRNDGLNAKYPERGTEDERDAASVGSSGSTRQRQVPNSLPADWSLTMEIAQLLLSLLHGWTLDEDLDQACQSRLGLAKPKSPICFGLISRSGHMMLMLPTWPAGESVEHFTALSHWSISSTLTTNHLLAIVALSNTLMSMNSTAFSEGKLVRQYPPRDAKRSGDDRKAEEPFTVHDVQTKQGWSLMATLHCVLLPDKVCEFQHLRNRSGLDTFRKAQIEMLARRWQDRCLEIREAAQALLLAELERIGVDGRKAVVDHWATFLPTYADPFTIAGPSHSVGFNANNLTGSGNQNLSVPSQQWGNDGGSPARLAGEYEAEEDHDDEDDGEDVALRRPSRSMELKRRQATSIVLLGVIGAEFGQDVGDSKRKSETDLRKRKTVEGFGLGPNQNLARLTSKALTYLLLAPASPKLPMHTSLRRAAIDLIGRGFTVWEPHLDVSKVLLSMLELCCEGDKLIPSMSYGLPLSPAADSCRTSRHALTLIATARPAAFITAMAREVARYITLQQNAQTLNVNLANTTLARAKPEILRVIELLIDKMQADISDLLVEVTDIVLHCVDHGHLKGRSLSEVFPSLCRFSQITHCSSSRRIAVGSRNGSLALYELRGQKCQYIQAHNAEITACAFSPDGKNLASYSSTENRLSFWQQAATGVFGLGAVQTRCVKTYTTDPLPPCVRSGSSIPLRMARLQWHSGKTVAIMLSDGSETRYHL; from the exons atggCTGGGCCTGTGTCTCCTCATCTTGTTATTCCCATGATGttatg GGGAGAGACACCACCATCTCATTGTATCTCAGCAATTCAAATATCTCATGACCATTGCACATTAGTGACTGGAAGTCATGACGGTCAACTATGTGTTTGGGCTATGGATCCCAAAACATACAAG GCTACTCCGAAGTGTTTTTTGGTAGGTCACACAGCTCCAATTGTGTGTCTGGTAGCAGCAAAAAACACACTAGAAATGGAGTGTATTGTTAGCTCCTCTGAAAATGG aGAAATGTGTACATGGGATTTAATTGATGGCCAATGTATTGAATCTGTTAAGCTATATCAAATTCACTCCCATATCCAG TCATATTCCTTTGGAGGAACCGAAGATGCATCCCTGTTTTGTATTGGAAACTATCCGGAGATCCTTGTAATCGACCCATTTACGTtagaaataataatgaacCTGACAAGTCGCGTGCATCCAGATTGGATGGCAGCGATTCATGTTTTACGCCCGACGCGAAGACAGG ATGATGTCGTATTGGGGTTGACCACCAGCGGAGTCGTTAAGGTCTGGACGGTTGGCACCCAGGATTTGAACAGCTCAGGTGAACCTGTTTTGGAGCACGAGAGCAAACAAATTCGTTGTTTAAATGCAACGTCAATGACATGTTGCTTGTATAACCAAAGGACTGTTATTATTGTCAGTCCTAAAAATTGGCAG ATTTATGATGCTGGTGATTTCTCGTTGCTATGCTCCATGTCATCAAAACAAGGCGAATCATGGGTTGGCGGAGATTTTTTGGCTACTGACCGGATTATTGTATGGAACACTAAAGGAACAGCCTTCGTGTACCGACTACCTACCAA TTGCGTGGTGGAGAGCAAGGACTTCCACAATAAATCTTCAGAAGAAGATTTGCCGTTCCTCTACTGCGTTCTGAAATTATCTGATGAGCAA AAACTTCCCTGCCCACCTTCCATCCGCTGTAGTTTGGTTGTCAAAGAGGACGGCCGTCTTGTCAAACTTTTGTTACGGGGTGATGCCAATGGTCACGTTTCCGTTTTCACCATTCCAGAGGTTACGGACAATCAATTGGAACAAATTCAGCAGCTTGACTTTGACAATCCGCCAA ATATAACGTCTGAGTCATGCAGCAGTCTTTCTGATTCGTGGATGGCGATTCATCCGAAACCAATAGGAATCCTAAGCCACATG GATAGTACCATTCCTGTGACGTCTAGTTTATACATCACAACGCAAAATCGTCTCGTGTGCGGTAGAGCAGATGGCTCAATCGTTCTCCTTAATGGCATTGCAACGCTAAAGTTACTGCTACTTCAACAAACCTTTACTG ATATTCCAGATGTGCTCACACTTAATGGGCACACAGGCAGAGTGACTTGCTTGCTCTATCCGTATCAATTACACAATCGCTATGATCCAGCACAGCTAGTTTCCGGTGGCGCTGATTTTACGTTGTGCTTATGGAACATCTCGTCTGGAACGTTACTGCAAAAATTTTGCGTTCAGGTTGGAGAAATAGCGCAATTGCTTGTACCTCCAGCCAATTCTTCG CCGCGCATACTGCAGTGCATATGTAGCGTCGCTAAGGACCACTCTGTGTCCCTCATTAGTTTAAAGGAACGCAAGTGCGTTCTCCTTGCATCACGTCACCTCTTTCCGGTAACGTGCATCAAATGGCGTCCACTGGACGACTTTATGATGGTCGCCTGTGCAGATGGCACTCTCTACGTATGGCAAATGGAAACTG GCCAACTCGATCGGGTAGTCCATGGCATGTCTGCGGAAGAAATACTAAATGCGTGTGATGAAAGTGTTTCTGTAATTCCCAGTTTTCAAGAAGGTGGACTTGCAAATCCTGCCATTCACTTTTTTCGGGGACTCAAGCATCGTAACATTTCTGCTATTCGTCACGCCGCACTT AGAGGGCTTAATCAACTACAACACGCAAatgcatcaaacaatcaagaTTCTGGAGATCTTTCAAAAGATCGTGGTGTCCCTTTGAGTATACAAGGACTCCGTTCGCATTCGAGTGAGACAGAATTTCATGCTGTTTTCTTTGATGCCGAAGCGCTAGTTG TCCAACTGTTACATGAGGAATACAGCTTGATGTCACCAAATACCCTGGAGACTCAAGGCCTGATCAACCAAAATGAATATCAAAAAGTTGCGGCACTAACTCATTCGGCTTCCCCTGATGCTCAAAAGAAAATCGCAG GTATTCTCGCAAAAGTTCGAGAAAGTGCGGAAAATATGCAACACAAAATCCAATCCAGGAATGATGGATTGAACGCCAAATATCCGGAGAGAG gaACTGAAGACGAACGAGATGCTGCCAGTGTTGGAAGTAGCGGAAGTACACGTCAACGTCAAGTTCCCAATTCTTTGCCTGCTGATTGGAGTTTGACAATGGAAATAGCACAGCTCCTTCTTTCATTACTTCACGGTTGGACGTTGGACGAAGATTTGGATCAGGCGTGCCAGAGCCGATTGGGTCTTGCCAAACCCAAAAGCCCTATATGTTTTGGTCTTATATCGCGTTCTG GGCACATGATGCTGATGCTACCTACATGGCCTGCGGGCGAATCTGTCGAGCATTTCACAGCCCTAAGCCATTGGTCAATATCGAGTACCTTAACTACGAATCATCTGCTGGCTATTGTTGCATTATCGAATACCCTTATGTCTATGAATAGTACAGCTTTCAGCGAGGGAAAACTCGTTCGCCAATACCCTCCAAG GGATGCCAAGAGATCTGGTGACGACAGAAAGGCGGAAGAACCGTTTACTGTCCACGAtgtgcaaacaaaacaagggtGGAGCTTAATGGCTACATTACACTGTGTCCTGTTGCCTGATAAAGTCTGCGAATTTCAACATCTACGCAACCGTTCTGGATTAGATACCTTCCGAAAGGCGCAAATAGAAATGCTTGCGCGTCGTTGGCAAGATCGCTGTTTAGAG ATTAGGGAAGCAGCGCAAGCCCTTCTTCTCGCCGAATTAGAACGAATTGGCGTCGATGGCAGGAAAGCCGTGGTCGATCATTGGGCGACGTTTCTACCGACATACGCAGATCCCTTCACTATAGCAGGCCCATCGCACAGCGTTGGATTCAACGCGAATAATCTTACGGGATCTGGTAATCAGAATCTTTCTGTTCCTTCACAGCAGTGGGGCAATGACGGAGGATCGCCAGCCCGTTTAGCCGGAGAATATGAAGCGGAAGAGGATCATGATGACGAAGATGACGGTGAAG ATGTCGCACTTCGTCGGCCAAGCCGTTCTATGGAGCTCAAACGGCGTCAGGCCACGTCGATAGTATTACTTGGTGTTATTGGAGCGGAATTTGGACAAGATGTCGGTGATAGCAAGAGAAAAAGTGAGACGGACCTGCGCAAAAGAAAGACTGTCGAAGGCTTTGGTCTAGGACCCAATCAAAATCTAGCAAGATTGACTA GTAAAGCATTGACGTACCTGTTGTTGGCGCCAGCGTCACCAAAGTTACCTATGCATACGTCGTTACGTCGGGCAGCCATCGATTTGATTGGACGTGGTTTCACAGTGTGGGAACCGCATCTAGACGTTTCAAAAGTGCTGTTGTCCATGCTTGAACTCTGCTGTGAGGGCGACAAACTAATTCCCAG CATGAGTTACGGTCTTCCGCTTAGCCCGGCAGCAGATTCTTGCCGTACGTCACGCCATGCTCTTACACTTATAGCTACTGCCAGACCTGCCGCCTTCATCACAGCAATGGCACGAGAG GTTGCAAGATACATCACTTTACAACAGAACGCTCAGACGTTAAATGTGAACCTTGCTAATACTACATTAGCAAGAGCTAAACCAGAGATACTAAGAGTAATTGAATTACTAATCGATAAAATGCAAGCTGATATCTCGGATCTTCTCGTAGAG GTTACGgatattgttttacattgcGTGGACCATGGTCATTTGAAAGGTCGCTCGCTCTCCGAAGTATTCCCTTCCCTGTGCCGCTTTAGCCAGATCACACATTGTTCCTCCAGTCGTCGAATAGCTGTTGGTTCTCGAAATGGATCTCTCGCCTTGTACGAGCTCCGCGGACAGAAGTGCCAA TACATACAAGCTCATAACGCTGAAATAACGGCTTGTGCGTTTTCTCCTGACGGTAAAAATTTGGCGTCATACTCTTCTACGGAGAACCGATTGTCGTTTTGGCAG cAAGCTGCAACGGGCGTCTTTGGATTGGGAGCTGTTCAAACACGCTGTGTGAAAACATACACCACTGATCCGTTACCTCCGTGTGTGCGATCTGGTAGTAGCATACCTTTGCGAATGGCCCGTCTTCAGTGGCATAGTGGGAAAACAGTTGCAATTATGCTCTCGGATGGATCAGAAACTCGCTATCATCTTTAG
- the LOC130693068 gene encoding NADH dehydrogenase [ubiquinone] 1 alpha subcomplex subunit 8-like → MVLTKDVSLPSEEDLTVQEVEVSTPGLRAAAFHMGKACENANNEFMLCRQEYKDPRQCLNEGKAVTACSLDFFRKIKKNCALEFTQFANCLDRSSTDFSFSPCRKTQAVFDKCMLDNLKMERPYFGYFSEVKVHHTERPRPEGVKKPEYPNTPVPVPEDLPLSPAKFGKRVFS, encoded by the exons ATGGTTCTCACTAAGGATGTATCCCTTCCGAGTGAAGAAGATTTAACAGTTCAGGAGGTAGAAGTTAGCACACCCGGGTTAAGAGCTGCAGCATTTCATATGGGAAAAGCATGTGAAAATGCAAATAAT GAATTTATGCTTTGTCGCCAAGAATACAAGGACCCTCGCCAATGCTTGAATGAAGGAAAAGCTGTAACTGCCTGTTCGTTGGATTTCTTCAGAAAGATTAAAAAGAACTGTGCTCTGGAGTTCACACAGTTTGCCAATTGCTTGGACCGCTCCAGCACTGATTTTAGCTTTTCACC GTGTCGTAAAACACAAGCTGTGTTTGACAAATGCATGCTTGACAACTTGAAAATGGAACGTCCTTATTTTGGCTACTTCTCTGAAGTTAAAGTTCATCACACAGAAAGACCAAGACCTGAAGGAGTAAAGAAGCCGGAATATCCTAATACGCCCGTACCCGTTCCCGAAGATTTACCCCTTTCACCAGCTAAATTTGGCAAGCGTGTGTTTTCTTAA